The window CGTATCTGGCCAACTGTCCTCTTTCCCTTAACACGAACAAGAGGAAGTCGAGCGCCGCCGTCCGATCTCTGGCGTTCCTCGGGATAGTTATGTAGAGGTACACCGGCGAGCCTCTAATCCGCGTCTCTACTCCCTCTATGGGTATGGTCCAGGAGAAGCGCGAGTACCAGCCGGAGTACGCCGCGTTGCCGAAGTTGAGCCACGGCGGCAGTTCCAGGTACTGCAAGCCGTTAGCCTCAGCGTAGGACTTATACGAGAAGACGAAGGCCAGTTGCCCCTCCTTCAAGGGCACGACGTAGTAGAAAGTGCTGCTCCTGGTCACGTTGGCGCGGTTCTCGGCCATTCTGTATATGAAGAAGCTCTCGTTGCCTGCGTACAGCTCGCCGGCGGCTTCTAGGATTAGCATGGCGTAGAGGCCCTCTGGGTCTGTGGCCGGGTCGGCGACCCCCAGCGGGTACTTGCCCGATGTGAGCTCGTAGAAGAACTGGTACCAGAGCCTGCTGTCGTTAGACGCATAGGCTCTCCTATACAGATCCAACAGCTCGGCCATGCCCGGGAAAGTCTTGAGAGACGCGTTGGAGTAGACTACGACGTTGCTGTCGGCTACGAAGGCTATCGCCCAGCCGGGATCGTAGGCGCCGGCCCCAGCTACGGCTTGCCTAAACGCGACCGGCATAAAGACGTCGCACGGGACGCCGAGAGCTATCTGGTGGGCCAACGCAAAGGAGCCGCCGGGCTTCACCACGACCTGCACGCCCGTGAAGTTCCTATAGGCCTCGGCCAGATAGTGGCCCTCTGCGGCGTAGGCGCCCGCTATGCATAAGACCAGTGATTTGTTCCCGACCTGCTGACTAGGCGCGCCGGACCTTCCCCGGCCATAGTTGAAGAATATGTATACGCCGACGCCGAGTATCGCTACGAGGACCGCCGCCACGATCAGAGCCGTCGTGCGCTTCATGCGCGCTATTTACTTATTTTCTTATCTTGTTTTTGTAAATATAGTATATTAATATACTTTTTATAGTTTAAGAAATATATATAATCTATAAACAGAGAACCTTTTAAAACTATGTATATTGTTATAATATATCTTAAAATCATATATAAATAGAAATAAAATAATTAGTTTTATATAGTAAATAAATGTTGTTATATATCGGATTAACCCGTATAAGCTGGCAACCGCTCTCTAATTAGTGTTGCAAGGCCTCGATCTATGGAAGAGCTTTAACGGCGTCACTGCGGTGCGCGGAGTATATATAACCTTATATACAGGTATTAACTGTATCAAGGGTCCTAACGGCGCAGGCAAGAGCACGTTGTTGAGGATGCTCTCGCTTCTGGAGAGGCCGGACAGAGGGACCATCGTAGTGTTCGGCAAAAGGGTGGATGCCGATAGGTGGGCGGAGGCGGATAGGCTGAGGGGCAGAATTGCATATGTGCCCCAGACCTCCGAGCTCTTCGCGGTATCGGTCAAGTCCCTGCTCTCAATGTGCGGCGACAGGGCCAAGGCCGGCAAGTGGGCCGCGTACTTCGGCCTCACGAGGTTCATGGATAGGAACGCCATGGCCCTCTCGCCGGGCATCAGGAGGAGGCTCCAGCTCGCCCTGGCCCTCGCCTGCGCCAAGGAGGCGTTGTTATTGGACGAGCCGGAGTCCTATCTAGACGACGAGGCCCGCGGGCTTCTGGCCGACGCGTTGCGCGACGTGGCGGACAGCCTGGTGGTGGGCTATGTATCCCACGACGAGCCGCTGGTCCCATGCAGACACAGCTACTTCATGTCTGGAGGCACGATCAGCCCAACGCAGTAGTTGCCGTCTACGCGTTTTTATATAGCGCTCGTGACTCTACGTGAGGTTTCTCCTATTCGGAGGCGTCGGCTTTGTAGGAGTCAACCTAGCTAGGTACCTAGTGGGCAGAGGTCACGATGCGATCTTGGCCAAGAGGAGGGGGATCCCGCCTAGGCCGTTGATAGCCAGAGCCCTCGGCGGCCTTAAGGTGGCCGAGTACTCGAATCCCGCCGAGCTCATAGAGTCGGCGAGGCCCGACGTGGTCGTCAACTTGGTCGCCGCCCTCCACGGATCCCGCGAGGAGATCTGGAAAGCCAACGCCGAATTTCCCCGCCTTCTCTGCGAGGCGGCGCAGAGGACGGGCTGGCGCGGGCGCGTTGTGCATATATCTGCAATAACCGTGGTCGGCCCCGGCGCGATTAGGGAGGAGGAGAGGCATCTGGAGGGCGTGAGGTCCGCCACCTATTTCGACGAGACGAAGATCGAGGGCGAGCGCGCGGTGGCCCGGTGCTTCGAGGACTGGGTAATAATCAGGCCCGCCGCGGTCTATGGACCCTACAACGACCATCCTGAATGGGCTACGTTAGTGCGGGTAGCTAAGGCCGGCGTAGTCCCCAGCCTCAAGTTGAGCTTCTCGGCCATATCCGCCAGCGACCTCTCAGCTATAGTGGAGAGGTCCGCGACTCTCGCGCCGCCGCGCCAGTACTTCTTCGCGACTGAGTGCGAGCCCCTTAAATTCGAGAGGGTTGTTGAGGCGCTCGAGGAGGCGGCCGGCAGGCGGCTGGCCAAGATCCCGTTGCCTCTAGCCCTTGTGCGGCTCTTCGCGCCGCCGGGCGTAAGGGACTTGCTGAAATACGCCGGGACGCCCTATTCTTGCGAGAAGATGAAGAGAGCTCTGGGCTACGAGGCTACCTACAGAAAGGACGACATGGTCGAGATGTTCCGGCTGTTATGGAGTTGACGGATCCGCTTATAGCTAAATACAACGACCTCTTGCGCAGGAAGGGCCTCTACGACATGCTGGACATGGTGGCGCCCGACGGCGCGGTCCTGAACTTGATCGCCTCTATGGCGGGCAGTTCGGCGGCCGAGGCCTTGGATAGATTGTCCAGGTTAGTGGAGGGGCGCCTCGATAGGCGGACGGCCGCGGAGGCCTATGCAGAGATCGCTGGCGTATACGACGAGGAGCTGGCCGTGAAGTCCCTCGCGAGGCATATAGCCAACTGGTACCTTAGGCTCGCCGAGGAGCTCGGCCTAATCGCGTTGAGGCCTCAATAGGCAGTAAAGCTACGCCGTTGGGCCTGCCGGGAGGGGGCCAGAGCGCCGGGATAGGAACGCCTCGACCTCTCTGTACGTCTCCAAGATCTTGTTCGCCAGCTCTATTTGCTCCTGCCAATACCCCTCAACGTAGGGGGCGT of the Thermoproteus uzoniensis 768-20 genome contains:
- a CDS encoding ATP-binding cassette domain-containing protein gives rise to the protein MLQGLDLWKSFNGVTAVRGVYITLYTGINCIKGPNGAGKSTLLRMLSLLERPDRGTIVVFGKRVDADRWAEADRLRGRIAYVPQTSELFAVSVKSLLSMCGDRAKAGKWAAYFGLTRFMDRNAMALSPGIRRRLQLALALACAKEALLLDEPESYLDDEARGLLADALRDVADSLVVGYVSHDEPLVPCRHSYFMSGGTISPTQ
- a CDS encoding NAD-dependent epimerase/dehydratase family protein, translated to MRFLLFGGVGFVGVNLARYLVGRGHDAILAKRRGIPPRPLIARALGGLKVAEYSNPAELIESARPDVVVNLVAALHGSREEIWKANAEFPRLLCEAAQRTGWRGRVVHISAITVVGPGAIREEERHLEGVRSATYFDETKIEGERAVARCFEDWVIIRPAAVYGPYNDHPEWATLVRVAKAGVVPSLKLSFSAISASDLSAIVERSATLAPPRQYFFATECEPLKFERVVEALEEAAGRRLAKIPLPLALVRLFAPPGVRDLLKYAGTPYSCEKMKRALGYEATYRKDDMVEMFRLLWS
- a CDS encoding extracellular solute-binding protein, yielding MKRTTALIVAAVLVAILGVGVYIFFNYGRGRSGAPSQQVGNKSLVLCIAGAYAAEGHYLAEAYRNFTGVQVVVKPGGSFALAHQIALGVPCDVFMPVAFRQAVAGAGAYDPGWAIAFVADSNVVVYSNASLKTFPGMAELLDLYRRAYASNDSRLWYQFFYELTSGKYPLGVADPATDPEGLYAMLILEAAGELYAGNESFFIYRMAENRANVTRSSTFYYVVPLKEGQLAFVFSYKSYAEANGLQYLELPPWLNFGNAAYSGWYSRFSWTIPIEGVETRIRGSPVYLYITIPRNARDRTAALDFLLFVLRERGQLARYGLTPLGKPVVFGNASSLPAALQQLLSNGTLSYGGPLT